Sequence from the Pseudomonadota bacterium genome:
GGCTTGACGGGTTGCCGAACAGTTTCTTCCAGAAGGGTTCCACAAATTCAGATACTTCAGGGTGTATAGGCGTTGTTGCATTATTATCGAAATATACCCTCTTCATGCCTTCCTCTAATCAAAATATACATTCATTGCCCTTACCGGGCAAACCTTTACGCATAATTCACATGCCACACACTTTTCATAATCAAATTCAACCTTCATGTTTTCCCTGTTTATAGATAATGCATTCGGGGTGCATACACTCGTGCATACCCCGCAGTGTACACACATGTTCTCATCCCTGTTTATATCCTGCTCCATCGGTTCCATATCAAGGTTCATGTCATTCAGGTATTTGATGCCTCTATTAAAGTTTTCATCTGTGCCTTCTATCTCCAGCACCATCATCGAATCAGCCCTTGGCGACAGGTTTGCCCTGAGGATATTGAAAATCAGATCATAATCTTTAGCC
This genomic interval carries:
- a CDS encoding 4Fe-4S binding protein, with protein sequence MKKRFIIRFKREAIDKPVVYRLAKDYDLIFNILRANLSPRADSMMVLEIEGTDENFNRGIKYLNDMNLDMEPMEQDINRDENMCVHCGVCTSVCTPNALSINRENMKVEFDYEKCVACELCVKVCPVRAMNVYFD